Proteins from a single region of Streptomyces spinoverrucosus:
- a CDS encoding Gfo/Idh/MocA family protein: MTFSLGIVGAGQFSGQFAKLFLAHPGVRDVHVTDLLPERAEQLAAAEGLSGTFPSYEAMLESSAVDAVAIFTQRWTHGPLVLQGLNAGKHVYSAVPMAITTEEIAAIIDAVKATGLTYMMGETSQYNPATVHARNQIAKGAFGRLFYAEGDYVHDMDLGFYEAYQYSGGENWKATASYPPLLYPTHSVGGVLGAWQTHAVSVSAVGVVDERGDGVFDRSVSQFDNDVSNATALFEVAGGGSFRTNEFRRVGYPSHIRESRFRFFGTEASMEQLATVALWQDKTGVTDISELLEPKPTMSPDDPSLRHIAPDLRAAFTSGSAPVHDRSRLPRAFDHLHNGHEGSHHFLVDDFVTAVNTRSLPSVNAWVAARYTLPGIIAHESARQGGVRLEIPDFGDAPEA; encoded by the coding sequence ATGACGTTCTCCCTCGGCATCGTCGGCGCCGGGCAGTTCTCCGGGCAGTTCGCCAAACTGTTCCTCGCCCACCCGGGCGTCCGCGACGTCCACGTCACCGACCTGCTTCCGGAACGGGCCGAGCAACTGGCCGCCGCGGAGGGCCTGAGCGGCACCTTCCCCTCGTACGAGGCCATGCTGGAGTCCTCGGCCGTCGACGCGGTCGCCATCTTCACCCAACGCTGGACGCACGGCCCGCTGGTGCTCCAGGGCCTGAACGCCGGCAAGCACGTCTACTCGGCGGTCCCCATGGCGATCACCACGGAGGAGATAGCGGCGATCATCGACGCGGTCAAGGCGACCGGACTGACGTACATGATGGGCGAGACCAGCCAGTACAACCCGGCGACCGTGCACGCCCGCAACCAGATCGCCAAGGGCGCCTTCGGGCGGCTCTTCTACGCCGAGGGCGACTACGTCCACGACATGGATCTGGGGTTCTACGAGGCGTACCAGTACAGCGGTGGCGAGAACTGGAAGGCGACCGCCAGCTATCCGCCGCTGCTGTACCCGACGCACTCGGTCGGCGGGGTGCTGGGCGCCTGGCAGACGCACGCGGTGAGCGTGTCGGCGGTCGGGGTGGTGGACGAGCGGGGCGACGGCGTGTTCGACCGGTCGGTGAGCCAGTTCGACAACGACGTCTCCAACGCGACCGCGCTGTTCGAGGTGGCGGGCGGCGGTTCGTTCCGGACGAACGAGTTCCGGCGGGTCGGCTACCCGTCCCACATCCGGGAGTCCCGCTTCCGCTTCTTCGGCACGGAGGCGAGCATGGAGCAGCTCGCCACGGTGGCGCTGTGGCAGGACAAAACCGGCGTCACTGACATTTCAGAACTGCTGGAGCCCAAGCCGACGATGTCCCCCGACGACCCGTCGCTGCGGCACATCGCGCCGGATCTGCGGGCGGCCTTCACCTCGGGCTCGGCGCCGGTGCACGACCGGTCGCGGCTGCCACGCGCGTTCGACCACCTCCACAACGGCCACGAGGGCAGCCACCACTTCCTGGTGGACGATTTCGTGACGGCGGTGAACACCCGCTCGCTGCCGTCCGTGAACGCCTGGGTGGCGGCGCGCTACACCCTGCCGGGGATCATCGCGCACGAGTCCGCGCGGCAGGGTGGCGTACGGCTGGAGATCCCCGACTTCGGCGACGCGCCCGAGGCCTGA
- a CDS encoding L,D-transpeptidase family protein: protein MGETRRRATVVLGTTALVAPLTLALGAGPAQAASCTTSTGPYQKQVEKFLGRPVDGRQSAADCKAIQAFQTKHGIKPNIGYAGPVTWGVMDLMNKQKAVGKNPNKAGKCPVNKGRIACVNLTLQLSWIQDGKKLVYGPVPVRTGRDGYETRTGLKKIYWRNIDHVSTIYDVPMPYAQFFDGGQAFHSAGVSMWNPPGSRGCVNMTKTAAKKYWSLLKNGDDVYVYGRKPGT from the coding sequence ATGGGGGAGACACGTAGACGGGCGACCGTCGTTCTGGGGACCACCGCGCTTGTGGCGCCGCTCACGCTCGCGCTGGGCGCCGGCCCGGCGCAGGCGGCGAGCTGCACCACCTCGACCGGGCCGTACCAGAAGCAGGTGGAGAAGTTCCTGGGCCGCCCGGTCGACGGCAGGCAGTCCGCCGCCGACTGCAAGGCGATCCAGGCGTTCCAGACCAAGCACGGCATCAAGCCGAACATCGGCTACGCGGGTCCCGTCACCTGGGGCGTGATGGACCTCATGAACAAGCAGAAGGCCGTCGGGAAGAACCCGAACAAGGCCGGGAAGTGCCCGGTCAACAAGGGCCGTATCGCCTGTGTGAACCTCACGCTCCAGCTGAGCTGGATCCAGGACGGCAAGAAGCTCGTCTACGGCCCCGTCCCGGTCCGTACCGGACGCGACGGCTACGAGACCCGCACCGGCCTGAAGAAGATCTACTGGCGCAACATCGACCACGTGTCGACCATCTACGACGTGCCGATGCCCTACGCCCAGTTCTTCGACGGCGGCCAGGCCTTCCACTCGGCCGGCGTCAGCATGTGGAACCCGCCCGGCTCGCGCGGCTGCGTCAACATGACCAAGACCGCCGCCAAGAAGTACTGGTCGCTGCTGAAGAACGGCGACGACGTCTACGTGTACGGGCGCAAGCCGGGCACCTGA
- a CDS encoding SDR family oxidoreductase, giving the protein MSQPLQGKVALVAGATRGAGRGIAVELGAAGATVYVTGRSTRARRSEYDRPETIEDTADLVTEAGGHGIAVPTDHLDPAQVRTLVDRIADERGRLDILVNDIWGGEKLFEWDSAVWEHNLDNGLRLLRLAIETHAITSHHALPLLLRRPGGLVVEMTDGTAEYNRDNYRANFFYDLAKAAVLRMAFSLGHELGPHGATAVALTPGWLRSEMMLDHYGVREDNWRDALDQTPHFAISETPRYVGRAVTALAADPDVSRFNGHSLSSGGLAQEYGFTDLDGSRPDAWRYLVEVQDAGKPADTTGYR; this is encoded by the coding sequence ATGTCACAGCCGCTGCAGGGCAAGGTCGCGCTGGTCGCCGGAGCGACACGCGGAGCGGGCCGCGGAATCGCCGTGGAACTCGGCGCGGCCGGCGCCACCGTCTACGTCACCGGCCGCAGCACCCGCGCCCGCCGCTCCGAGTACGACCGCCCCGAGACCATCGAGGACACCGCCGACCTGGTCACCGAGGCCGGCGGCCACGGCATCGCCGTACCCACCGACCACCTCGACCCGGCGCAGGTGCGCACCCTCGTCGACCGCATCGCCGACGAGCGGGGCCGCCTCGACATCCTGGTCAACGACATCTGGGGCGGCGAGAAGCTCTTCGAGTGGGACTCGGCCGTCTGGGAGCACAACCTCGACAACGGCCTCAGGCTGCTCCGCCTCGCGATCGAGACCCACGCGATCACCAGCCACCACGCCCTGCCCCTCCTGCTGCGCCGCCCCGGCGGTCTGGTGGTGGAGATGACGGACGGCACGGCCGAGTACAACCGCGACAACTACCGGGCGAACTTCTTCTACGACCTCGCCAAGGCGGCCGTCCTGCGCATGGCCTTCTCCCTGGGCCACGAACTTGGCCCGCACGGAGCCACCGCCGTGGCCCTCACACCGGGCTGGCTGCGCTCGGAGATGATGCTGGACCACTATGGCGTGCGCGAGGACAACTGGCGGGACGCCCTCGACCAGACCCCGCACTTCGCCATCTCGGAGACCCCGCGCTACGTCGGCCGTGCCGTCACGGCCCTCGCCGCCGACCCCGACGTGTCCCGCTTCAACGGCCACTCCCTCTCCAGCGGTGGCCTCGCCCAGGAGTACGGCTTCACCGACCTCGACGGCAGCCGCCCCGATGCCTGGCGCTATCTGGTCGAGGTCCAGGACGCCGGCAAACCGGCGGACACGACCGGCTACAGGTGA
- a CDS encoding DUF4180 domain-containing protein translates to MTSNSLVTLHDVRVLQCAPDGPPLDGEQAALDLIGDAFGQEATVVAVPVERVADEFFRLRSGVAGAVMQKFVNYRLRLAIIGDVSGHVSQSTALRDFLRETNQGGHIWFLPDEEELAAKLRPTG, encoded by the coding sequence ATGACCTCGAACTCGCTCGTCACCCTGCACGACGTACGCGTGCTGCAGTGCGCCCCCGACGGTCCGCCGCTGGACGGAGAACAGGCGGCGCTCGATCTGATCGGTGACGCCTTCGGGCAGGAGGCCACCGTGGTCGCCGTGCCCGTCGAGCGGGTCGCGGACGAGTTCTTCCGGCTGCGCTCGGGAGTGGCGGGGGCGGTGATGCAGAAGTTCGTGAACTACCGGCTGCGCCTCGCGATCATCGGGGACGTCTCGGGGCACGTGTCGCAGAGCACCGCCCTGCGCGACTTCCTGCGCGAGACCAACCAGGGCGGTCACATCTGGTTCCTGCCGGACGAGGAAGAGCTGGCGGCGAAGCTGCGCCCAACGGGGTGA
- a CDS encoding MBL fold metallo-hydrolase: protein MTARIERLVTAGQFTLDGGTWDVENNVWLVGDDHEVVVIDAAHDVDAIVAAVGDRRLKAIVCTHAHNDHINAAPALAERTGALIWLHHDDLALWKQTHPDRDPDAGLLDGQVIEEAGADLRVLHTPGHAPGAVCLYDRGLGVVFTGDTLFQGGPGATGRSYSHFPTIIDSIRDRLLTLPPETKVLTGHGDSTTIGAEAPHLQEWIARGH from the coding sequence ATGACCGCCCGCATCGAACGCCTCGTCACCGCCGGACAGTTCACGCTCGACGGCGGCACCTGGGACGTCGAGAACAACGTGTGGCTCGTCGGCGACGACCACGAGGTCGTCGTCATCGACGCCGCCCACGACGTCGACGCGATCGTGGCGGCGGTCGGCGACCGCCGTCTCAAAGCCATCGTGTGCACACACGCCCACAACGACCACATCAACGCCGCGCCCGCGCTCGCCGAGCGCACCGGAGCGCTGATCTGGCTGCACCACGACGACCTGGCGCTGTGGAAGCAGACCCACCCCGACCGCGACCCGGACGCCGGGCTGCTCGACGGCCAGGTCATCGAGGAGGCGGGTGCCGACCTGCGGGTCCTGCACACGCCGGGCCACGCTCCCGGCGCGGTCTGCCTGTACGACCGGGGCCTCGGCGTGGTCTTCACCGGCGACACCCTCTTCCAGGGCGGCCCCGGCGCGACCGGCCGCTCGTACTCCCACTTCCCGACGATCATCGACTCGATCCGCGACCGGCTCCTCACCCTCCCGCCGGAGACCAAGGTCCTCACCGGCCATGGCGACTCGACGACCATCGGGGCCGAGGCCCCGCACCTTCAGGAGTGGATCGCGCGGGGGCACTGA
- a CDS encoding S-(hydroxymethyl)mycothiol dehydrogenase: MAQEVRGVIAPGKDEPVRVETIVVPDPGPGEAVVRVQACGVCHTDLHYKQGGITDEFPFLLGHEAAGIVETVGDGVTDVAPGDFVILNWRAVCGHCRACLRGRPWYCFDTHNAEQKMTLAATGQGLSPALGIGAFAEKTLVAAGQCTKVDPAVSPAVAGLLGCGVMAGLGAAINTGDVGRGDTVAVIGCGGVGDAAIAGSHLAGAARIIAVDIDDRKLETARTMGATHTVNSTKADPVEAIRELTGGFGADVVIEAVGRPETYKQAFYARDLAGTVVLVGVPTPEMKLELPLLDVFGRGGALKSSWYGDCLPSRDFPMLIDLHLQGRLDLEAFVTETIQLDEVEKAFERMHHGDVLRSVVVL; encoded by the coding sequence ATGGCGCAGGAAGTACGCGGCGTGATCGCACCGGGGAAGGACGAGCCGGTGCGGGTCGAGACGATCGTCGTGCCGGACCCGGGACCGGGGGAGGCCGTGGTGCGGGTGCAGGCCTGCGGGGTCTGCCACACCGACCTGCACTACAAGCAGGGCGGCATCACCGACGAGTTCCCCTTCCTGCTCGGCCACGAGGCCGCCGGGATCGTCGAGACGGTCGGCGACGGTGTCACGGACGTGGCGCCCGGCGACTTCGTGATCCTCAACTGGCGTGCGGTGTGCGGCCATTGCCGGGCCTGTCTGCGCGGCCGGCCCTGGTACTGCTTCGACACCCACAACGCCGAGCAGAAGATGACCCTCGCCGCCACCGGCCAGGGACTCTCCCCGGCACTCGGCATCGGCGCGTTCGCCGAGAAGACGCTGGTCGCGGCCGGTCAGTGCACCAAGGTCGACCCGGCCGTCTCCCCGGCGGTCGCCGGACTGCTGGGCTGCGGTGTGATGGCCGGGCTCGGTGCCGCGATCAACACCGGCGACGTCGGCCGCGGCGACACCGTCGCCGTCATCGGCTGCGGCGGCGTCGGCGACGCGGCCATCGCCGGGTCGCACCTGGCCGGAGCCGCGCGGATCATCGCGGTCGACATCGACGACCGCAAACTGGAGACGGCCCGCACCATGGGCGCCACCCACACCGTCAACTCGACCAAGGCCGACCCGGTCGAGGCGATCCGCGAACTGACCGGCGGGTTCGGCGCCGACGTCGTCATCGAGGCGGTCGGCCGCCCGGAGACGTACAAGCAGGCCTTCTACGCCCGCGACCTGGCCGGCACGGTCGTGCTGGTCGGCGTACCCACCCCGGAGATGAAGCTCGAACTGCCACTCCTCGACGTCTTCGGACGCGGCGGCGCGCTGAAGTCCTCCTGGTACGGCGACTGCCTGCCGTCCCGCGACTTCCCCATGCTGATCGACCTGCACCTCCAGGGCCGGCTGGACCTGGAGGCCTTCGTCACCGAGACGATCCAGCTCGACGAGGTGGAGAAGGCCTTCGAGCGGATGCACCACGGTGACGTGCTGCGCTCGGTGGTGGTGCTGTGA
- a CDS encoding ABC transporter ATP-binding protein gives MLLGYVRPHRWALVVGAVLSLVTGATGLLLPLVARQLIDDLSHDRAITGALVAMSALVVANAAVGALGAYVLRRTAESVVLGARRTLSSYLLRLRISAVDRSEPGDLMARITSDTTLLREVTTDSLVGLGTGGLTLVATVVMMGLVDPVLLGVTLAVVLGAGTVLGVIVPRINKASRRAQDAVGVMGASLERVLGALRTVKASGAEHREEQTLHTAAEESWRQSVRAAKWSAAAGNTAGLAMQIAFITVLAVGGARVATGAVDVGTLVAFLLYVFYLMAPIQQVVGAITQYQTGAAALARIQEALRLPAEPPASAAPLPSTDARPAALAFEDVRFRYAEDLPYVHHGVSFEVPAQGMTAFVGPSGAGKTTVFSLIERFYDPESGVITLDGRDLADWELPQLRSAIGYVEQDAPVLSGSLRDNLLLGNPEADDDALARVLKTTRLDGLVGRLPNGLDTLVGHRGTKLSGGERQRVAIARALLRRPRLLLLDEATSQLDAVNEAALRDTVADVARTTTVLVVAHRLSTVTMADRIVVMDSGKVRAVGTHRELVTADPLYAELAATQFLATAG, from the coding sequence ATGCTCCTGGGCTATGTACGACCCCACCGGTGGGCCCTGGTCGTGGGCGCGGTGCTCTCGCTGGTCACCGGGGCGACGGGACTGCTGCTGCCGCTGGTGGCGCGGCAGTTGATCGACGACCTCTCCCACGACCGGGCCATCACGGGCGCGTTGGTCGCCATGTCGGCCCTCGTCGTGGCCAACGCCGCGGTCGGCGCGCTGGGGGCGTACGTGCTGCGGCGCACCGCGGAGTCGGTGGTGCTCGGCGCGCGGCGCACCCTGTCGTCGTATCTGCTGCGCCTGCGCATATCCGCGGTTGACCGCAGCGAGCCCGGCGACCTGATGGCCCGGATCACCTCGGACACCACGCTGTTGCGCGAGGTCACCACCGACTCCCTCGTCGGCCTCGGTACTGGCGGGCTCACGCTGGTCGCGACCGTGGTGATGATGGGCCTGGTCGACCCGGTGCTGCTCGGCGTCACGCTCGCCGTGGTGCTCGGCGCGGGCACGGTCCTCGGCGTCATCGTGCCGCGCATCAACAAGGCCAGCCGGCGGGCGCAGGACGCGGTCGGTGTGATGGGCGCCTCGCTGGAGCGGGTGCTGGGCGCGCTGCGCACGGTGAAGGCGTCGGGCGCCGAGCACCGCGAGGAGCAGACGCTGCACACCGCGGCGGAGGAGTCGTGGCGGCAGAGCGTGCGCGCCGCCAAGTGGTCGGCGGCCGCGGGCAACACGGCCGGGCTGGCGATGCAGATCGCCTTCATCACGGTGCTCGCGGTCGGCGGCGCGCGGGTCGCGACCGGCGCCGTCGACGTCGGCACGCTGGTCGCCTTCCTGCTGTACGTCTTCTACCTCATGGCGCCGATCCAGCAGGTCGTCGGCGCCATCACCCAGTACCAGACGGGTGCCGCGGCCCTGGCCCGCATCCAGGAGGCGCTGCGGCTGCCCGCCGAACCCCCGGCGTCCGCCGCCCCGTTGCCGTCCACCGACGCGCGCCCGGCGGCGCTCGCCTTCGAGGACGTCCGCTTCCGCTACGCCGAGGACCTGCCGTACGTCCACCACGGCGTGAGCTTCGAGGTGCCGGCGCAGGGCATGACGGCGTTCGTCGGCCCGTCCGGCGCGGGCAAGACGACCGTCTTCTCACTGATCGAGCGGTTCTACGACCCCGAGTCGGGCGTGATCACGCTGGACGGGCGGGACCTCGCGGACTGGGAGCTGCCGCAGCTGCGCTCGGCGATCGGCTACGTCGAGCAGGACGCGCCGGTGCTGTCGGGTTCGCTGCGCGACAACCTGCTGCTGGGCAATCCTGAGGCGGACGACGACGCCCTCGCGCGGGTGCTGAAGACGACCCGGCTGGACGGACTGGTCGGGCGGCTGCCGAACGGGCTGGACACGCTCGTCGGGCATCGCGGCACAAAACTGTCGGGCGGCGAGCGTCAGCGGGTGGCGATAGCCCGCGCGCTGCTGCGCCGTCCGAGACTCCTGCTGCTGGACGAGGCCACCTCGCAGCTGGACGCCGTCAACGAGGCGGCGCTGCGCGACACCGTCGCCGATGTGGCCCGTACGACCACCGTGCTGGTCGTCGCGCACCGGCTGTCCACGGTGACCATGGCCGACCGGATCGTGGTGATGGACTCCGGCAAGGTACGTGCGGTGGGCACCCATCGCGAACTCGTGACCGCCGACCCGCTGTACGCGGAGCTGGCGGCCACGCAGTTCCTCGCCACGGCCGGCTGA
- a CDS encoding nuclear transport factor 2 family protein, which produces MGTAASPAFDAETLRRGIEGNPNTLLSLYADDAELRVVDHSTQPSHPRVLHGRDEISAMLDDVYSRDMTHKLEDCVVQGDRAAFSESCEYSDGVRVFAESMIRLRDGKITEQTLIQAWDEQ; this is translated from the coding sequence ATGGGAACTGCGGCCAGTCCCGCCTTCGACGCCGAGACGTTGCGTCGGGGCATAGAAGGCAATCCGAACACCCTCCTGTCGCTGTACGCCGACGACGCCGAACTGCGTGTCGTGGACCACAGCACGCAGCCCAGCCACCCACGGGTGCTGCACGGCCGCGACGAGATCAGCGCCATGCTCGACGACGTCTACAGCCGCGACATGACGCACAAGCTGGAGGACTGCGTCGTCCAGGGCGACCGCGCGGCCTTCAGTGAGTCCTGCGAGTACTCGGACGGGGTCCGGGTCTTCGCCGAGTCGATGATCCGGTTGCGCGACGGAAAGATCACCGAGCAGACCCTGATCCAGGCGTGGGACGAGCAGTAG
- a CDS encoding glycosyltransferase → MTAGSRGDVAPYTGLGLGLLRAGHEVTLVTHGCFEPLVAGSGMGFHALPVDPRAELESGRGRGLHRSATGVGKLLRVVSLARSVAGRMTDGLVTAARASDVLLLAGSVVPLGHTIAEGLSLPSMGVYLQPLTTTREFAPPMLATGSWGPVGNQVAGHGVALAVERVFAAAVPTVRARLGLPPARPGAGHRQRERRLWPVQHGFSPLVVPRPRDWRPGLDIAGYWWPYDRETELPDELREFLEAGPPPVFVGLGSATVPDAEGLSASIVAALRRAGLRGVIQRGWGELRGAGDDMITIGDVAHSALFPHMAAVVHHAGAGTTAAGLRAGVPAVPVPIQFDAGFWARRLVRLGVAPCAVPLRHLTADTLTAALVRATREAGFRRRAAALGTRIRAEDGVGPVLQAVHRLTR, encoded by the coding sequence ATGACGGCGGGTTCCCGGGGTGATGTGGCCCCCTACACCGGGCTGGGGCTCGGCCTGCTGCGGGCGGGGCACGAGGTCACACTGGTCACGCACGGCTGCTTCGAGCCGCTGGTGGCGGGCTCGGGGATGGGCTTCCACGCGCTGCCGGTGGATCCGCGCGCCGAGCTGGAGTCCGGGCGGGGGCGGGGCCTGCACCGCAGTGCGACGGGCGTCGGGAAGTTGCTGCGGGTGGTGTCGTTGGCCCGGTCGGTGGCCGGGCGGATGACCGACGGTCTGGTCACGGCCGCGCGGGCGAGCGACGTACTGCTGCTGGCGGGCTCCGTCGTGCCGCTGGGCCACACGATCGCAGAGGGGCTGTCGCTGCCCAGTATGGGTGTCTATCTCCAACCCCTGACCACGACACGCGAGTTCGCGCCGCCGATGCTCGCCACCGGCTCCTGGGGGCCGGTGGGCAACCAGGTCGCCGGGCACGGGGTGGCGCTGGCCGTGGAGCGGGTCTTCGCCGCGGCCGTCCCGACGGTGCGGGCCCGGCTGGGGCTGCCGCCCGCCCGGCCCGGCGCCGGGCACCGGCAGCGCGAACGCCGGCTGTGGCCGGTGCAGCACGGCTTCAGCCCGCTGGTGGTGCCCCGGCCGCGCGACTGGCGTCCGGGACTGGACATCGCCGGTTACTGGTGGCCGTACGACCGTGAGACCGAACTGCCCGACGAGCTGCGGGAGTTCCTGGAGGCGGGGCCGCCTCCGGTGTTCGTGGGCCTGGGCAGCGCGACCGTGCCCGATGCCGAGGGGCTCAGCGCATCGATCGTCGCCGCGCTGCGCCGGGCCGGGCTGCGCGGCGTGATCCAGCGCGGCTGGGGCGAACTCCGCGGCGCCGGGGACGACATGATCACCATCGGCGACGTCGCTCACTCGGCGCTCTTCCCGCACATGGCGGCCGTTGTCCATCACGCCGGCGCGGGCACGACAGCCGCGGGACTGCGTGCCGGGGTGCCGGCCGTGCCGGTGCCGATCCAGTTCGACGCGGGCTTCTGGGCGAGGCGGCTGGTGCGGCTGGGGGTGGCGCCGTGCGCCGTGCCGCTGCGCCACCTGACCGCCGACACGCTGACGGCGGCGCTCGTGCGGGCCACGCGGGAGGCGGGTTTCCGGCGGCGCGCGGCGGCGCTTGGCACCCGGATCCGTGCGGAGGACGGGGTGGGGCCGGTGCTGCAGGCGGTGCATCGGCTGACACGCTGA
- a CDS encoding TetR/AcrR family transcriptional regulator → MVGRLRAPTGRYGGKSAQQRQAERHRRFLDAALQLIGDSPGYRSTTVAALSEAAGLSTRQFYEEFRSLEDVLAALHLQVNAWAEEAVLTAAAATQGLPIAERATAIFRAYAGNITADPRRIRITFVEIVGVSPRMEEQRLTRRARWVDLICAEAQAAAERGEAARRDYRLAATAFIGSVNGLIHDWSAGWVPATLDEVVDELVRQLLGILRPAGWRPEVG, encoded by the coding sequence TTGGTGGGCAGGCTCAGGGCGCCGACGGGCCGTTACGGCGGCAAGTCGGCGCAGCAACGGCAGGCCGAGCGGCACCGGCGCTTCCTGGACGCCGCGCTCCAGCTCATCGGCGACAGCCCCGGCTACCGGTCCACGACCGTCGCCGCGCTCAGCGAGGCGGCGGGACTGTCCACCCGGCAGTTCTACGAGGAGTTCCGCAGCCTGGAGGACGTGCTGGCCGCCCTCCATCTCCAGGTCAACGCCTGGGCCGAGGAAGCGGTGCTCACGGCGGCGGCCGCCACACAGGGCTTACCGATCGCCGAGCGGGCCACCGCGATCTTCCGCGCGTACGCCGGCAACATCACCGCCGATCCCCGCCGCATCCGCATCACCTTCGTCGAGATCGTCGGCGTCAGCCCCCGCATGGAGGAGCAACGGCTCACGCGCCGCGCCCGCTGGGTCGACCTGATCTGCGCCGAGGCACAGGCGGCCGCCGAGCGGGGAGAGGCGGCCCGCCGTGATTACCGCCTCGCCGCGACGGCCTTCATCGGCAGCGTCAACGGCCTGATCCACGACTGGAGTGCGGGGTGGGTACCGGCGACGCTGGACGAGGTGGTGGACGAGCTGGTGAGACAGCTGTTGGGCATCCTCCGGCCGGCGGGGTGGCGGCCGGAGGTGGGGTGA